The following nucleotide sequence is from Thermogemmata fonticola.
GATTGGGGGATGGCCGCTCGATGGCGGCTTCGGTGTCCCATCCGCGGGCAGCGATTTGGGCGGAGGTGGCAGGGGTGTGGGGGACGATGGACTTGGATGCATTCGTGCAGTGGTGGCAAGATAATGCCCTGGCTATGGGGGTAGGACTGGGGGTTGCCCTGCTGATCTTGGGGTTCTACGCTTGGCGGCGGCGGCCCTCGGCCACAGAACGTTTAGCGAGTGCCGCAGAAGCTGCGGCAGCCAGCCAGAAGATGGATGCTGCCACCGAGGAAGCCGCCCTGGAATGGGCGCCCCGGCAATTGGCCCTGGCTGAACGGCGCGCCTCTATCCGCAGGGGCGGGGCCGTGGTGCGTGTAACAGTTGCCTCGCCCTTGTTCCATCGCGGGGTGACGGATGGCTTCGTCTTGGATCGTTCCACCGGCGGTTTATGTATTGCTCTGGCCACAGAGGTGCCGCGGGGAGTGGTGCTCAAAGTCCGAGCCGCTCATGCCCCGGATACCGTCGGTTATATCAACGTCATCGTTCGCAACTGCCGCCGCCAGGAGGAATACTACGAAGTCGGTTGTGAGTTCGAGCAAACCCCGCCCTGGAATGTTTTACTTCTCTTCGGCTGATGGAGCGATGCATAGTTTTGGCTGATTGGGGGCTGCATCCGGCGTAGCCCCTGGAGCGCCGGAACCCGTTCCCCCTCCATTTGGGCAATGGGCAGATCAGGTAGAGGGGTGGATGAGCGAGCGCTCCGACGATCCGCTGGTCGTGACGCTATTGGTTCGGTTGAGGATTAGAGCCGGGGGGCGAGATCGGCAGGCAGCAGCCCTTTGCGTTTTTCCTCCTCGAATTCGGCGACGAATTGTTCCAGTTCGCGAGCACTGCGTTCCCGCCCCAGCGATCCCATCCGGTCGATGAAGAGGATGCCGTGGAGGTGGTCGATTTCATGCTGCCAGACGCGGGCGGGCAGATCGTGGCAGAGCATCTCGTAAGGTTCGCCTTGCAGATTGTAGGCTTGCACTTTGACCGTCTTGGCCCGGCGGACGTTCTGGTACAACCCCGGAAAGCTCAGGCACCCTTCACGCCCCACCACCGACCCTTTGCTTTCCAGAATGACCGGATTGATGGCGACGAACTCGTTCTCCTTGTCTTCGGG
It contains:
- the def gene encoding peptide deformylase, producing MTSSLKIVKYPHPALRQKAQPVTAITAEVRQVAARMLELMYEHEGLGLAAPQVALPWQLIVLNFSADPEDKENEFVAINPVILESKGSVVGREGCLSFPGLYQNVRRAKTVKVQAYNLQGEPYEMLCHDLPARVWQHEIDHLHGILFIDRMGSLGRERSARELEQFVAEFEEEKRKGLLPADLAPRL
- a CDS encoding PilZ domain-containing protein, with product MAASVSHPRAAIWAEVAGVWGTMDLDAFVQWWQDNALAMGVGLGVALLILGFYAWRRRPSATERLASAAEAAAASQKMDAATEEAALEWAPRQLALAERRASIRRGGAVVRVTVASPLFHRGVTDGFVLDRSTGGLCIALATEVPRGVVLKVRAAHAPDTVGYINVIVRNCRRQEEYYEVGCEFEQTPPWNVLLLFG